DNA sequence from the Lysinibacillus sp. OF-1 genome:
TAGCATATGAAGATAGAAGGGCGAGGTGAAAACTATGAAAATATCAAATTTAAGGGAGCAAGAGAGAATTTCATCGCAATATAATCGTAAAAAAATCTTGCAACGAAAAGAAGCCGGAGAAGCTTATCGCAAAAATGCGATGTATTTTCAGCCAAAGAAAACCCCAGCATTGCTTGAACTTGAAAATCTACTGTTAGGGCGTACCGATCAAGACTTATTTGAGCAGCAACAAGAAAAGTCAAAAGAAGTTACTCCTCAACAGCAAGCCATAATGGAAGACTTGCGACAAACAGAAAAGAATGTACGTGCTCATGAGCGATCCTATAAAGAAGGTACTAGTGATAGCGCAGAATCTTCTACTGTCGTCAATCCAGAGCAAAATGACACATTGCAAATTTTAGAGCAGGTGCGACATGCCGCATTAGCATCGACAGAGCCTTCTCCTCAAGATTTACAGGTGGCACAAAGCGTGAATGCGCAAATACAACATATATTAAACGGTTCGTATACTGAAGAGGGCAAAATAGGCGAAGAAGAGCCATCCTTTGTACGTGACATCATGGAAGTGAAGGTTCCTGAACGTTTCTCGAAGGAATTGAAATTGGATCCATTTGCAGATACAATTTTCGGTAAGAACTATGAGACTGCATTTAAATTAAGAACATTCCATCAGGTATCGGAAAAATATGCGGCTCATGTTCAAATGACGAAAAATGGCTATCGTCCAGACACGGACTCTATGTTCTCTTTGATAGCCTGATGCTGTAGATAGGAGATTATTGACATGGCAAAGGCAAAGCATGCGAAAACAAATGCAATTCGATTATTAGAACAACAAAAAATCCATTTTGATGTGATTGAATATGAAACGGGAGACGGTCAAGTTGATGGTGTCTCTGTTGCAGAAAAAATTGGTCACCCTGTCACGCGTGTGTTTAAAACATTGGTAGCAAAGGCAAGCGCACAAAAGCTATTTGTATTTATCATTCCAGTGGCAGAGGAGCTGGATTTAAAAGCTGCCGCAAAGGTAGTAGGGGAAAAGAAAATCGAAATGCTAGCGGTAAAGGATTTACTTGGTTATACCGGTTATGTACGTGGCGGATGTTCACCAGTGGGGATGAAGAAGTTATATCCAACAGTAATAGATGAATCTGCCCTAGGGCAAGATAGTATTATTGTGAGTGCGGGGAAAATAGGTATGCAAATCCATGTTCAGCTAGACGACTTGAAAAATATGACAAAGGCACAGCTTGCCCCTATTACAACTACCCATGCGTGAGAGAATGGGTAGTTTCTTTATGTATAATGGACAATCAGGTACAAGCGCGGTCTCTCAATTTTTTATAGAAAATGTGATACAGTTAGAGCAATATCATGCATAGAGAGAGGGATAGGAAATGCGTAAGATAATGGGGTGGCGTTGGACATTTTTTATTAGTGGCCTAATTGTGATGTCACTTGGCATCACGATGTCGATAAAGGGGAAGATTGTTGGCACAAGCCCTTGGGATGTCTTGCATGTTGGGTTATTTCAAAATTTTGGGTTAAGTATTGGGACATGGTCTATTATAACAGGGCTCTTTATAGTTGCTTCAACATCGATTGTGTTACGTGAATGGCCAAAGATAGGCACTTGGCTGAACATGCTGCTCATCGGCTCCTTCATTGATGTATTTAATTTGGTGCTGCCATCTACTGATGTTTATGGCTTGCAGATTACATATTTTATCATTGGTTTATTTGTTTTGAGTTTTGGCTGTGGGATGTATATTGCACCGAATATGGGTGCAGGTCCACGAGATACTTTAATGATGATACTTGTTGAAAAGTTTGGTGGCTCGATTAAAACAGCCAGAATGGGCATCGAAGTTCTGGTGACCATTGTTGGCTGGCTTTTAGGAGGACCAGTTGGCGTAGGGACGGTATTAATCGCTTTAACTTCAGGCTATATTGTGCAATATTCATTACCGTATTGTCGTAAAATATTAATGAAATGTATTGGGAATATAGAAGGAATGAAGCCATTCTATTAAACGATGAAGCTACTTAGATCTGTAAAAGATAGAAGTAGCTTTTCATCTTTTTTAGCGTTCTTTCATATAATGCAGGGCAGAAGCTAAAGGAGGAACGACATTTGAATGGAAATGTAACGTATTATTTTGGACACGCATTGACTGGGCAAGGTGTGAAACATTTATATAAAGAGATGATAGAAGAGGCGGAGCTTGTTTACTTTTTGCAAGGTGCCCCCACATTTAAAGGATCAGAGCTGTTAAAAGAGCTAGGGTATTTTTATGTGAAGCAGGGCTTTGCAGTCGAATGGTTTAAGCATGCTTTATTAGAGGAAGTAGTTGAGGCTGTTTATGTAAAGGGCTGTAACAGACTTTTTGTATGGGCCTCTGAATGGAATATCGAGCCAACTTTACTCGGTACAAAGCATCGCGTCATGTCCTTTTATGATTGTTTAGAGGAAATACAGCTTGAAAAGGTTGGGGAGCAGCTTGCTGAGGCGATGCAGGAGCGTGCAACTTGGCGTGAAAAATGTATTGCAAAGCTGGATCAGGCAATCAAGCTTCATGATGACTGGGAGATTATCACGCAAAGCTGTATGAACTGGCAGGCATTAAATGAACAAGTGGAAAATTTAAAGACAGAAGTGTTCCAGTCAATTGTTTTAAATAAAACGGGTATACGGACACATCGTTTACTTGGAACACTAACGCCTAGAGGTGCGGAAAATACCGTTGAAAGTATTACAAAAAGTATAACGACTCGCTTCATGATTAAAGGTAAGCCTGGTACAGGTAAGTCTTCATTAATGAAGGGTTTAGCGGATGAGGCCAATGCTAGAGGTCTTGATGCACAAATTATATGGTGTGGTTTAGATGCAGGTTCAGTGGATATGGTCATTATTCCAGAGCTTAATTTCTGTATCTTTGATAGCACAGAGCCCCATGTCTTTGATCCACAGGATGGTAGATTAGGGGACAAAATTTTTGATATTGGGCAACATTGTGCACTTTCAGAGGAGGCAGAAACAGCAATTGAGGCAGTTCGAGCACACTACAAAGAAGCTATCCAGGATGCAATGGGTCATTCGAAGCGTTATGCTGAAGCCGAATATACAATCCGCCGTCTAGTGGATAATTGTCTATCCGCATCCTTATGGCGTGAAAAAACAGCGCCATTATTCGAAAGATTAACAAAGTAATGTAGCTAATGGCTTGCATGTGCTAAACTAGGAGCTAGAACAGTTTTCCTAGGAAAGGATGATACGCTTGTCAAAAGTATTGAATGCATTTTTAGATGAAAACCTACAAGCCTTACATGAACAAGGCTTATACAATGAAATTGATCCAGTAGAGGGAGCTAATGGCCCGATTATTCAAGTCCGTGGCAAAAATCTTGTTAACTTATCCTCTAACAACTATCTTGGCTTAGCAACAAATGAAGAATTAAAGCGTATTGCCAAAGAGACAATTGATAAATACGGTGTTGGTGCAGGTGCTGTTCGTACAATCAACGGGACACTTGATTTGCACGTTAAATTAGAAGAAAAGCTTGCTGAATTTAAAGGAACAGAAGCGGCTATTTCTTATCAATCTGGCTTTAATTGTAATATGGCAGCCATTTCAGCTGTAATGGATAAAAATGATGCGATTCTATCTGATCAATTAAACCATGCCTCTATTATTGATGGTTGTCGTTTATCAAAGGCGAAAATCATTGCGTTTAATCACTCCGATATGGATGATCTACGTGCTAAGGCAAAAGCAGCTAAAGAATCAGGATTATACAATAAAATCATGGTCATAACAGATGGTGTATTCTCAATGGATGGTGATATTGCTAAATTACCTGAGATTGTGGAAATTGCTAAAGAGTTTGATTTAATTACGTATGTCGATGATGCACATGGTTCAGGTGTAACAGGTAAAGGCAAAGGAACTGTGAAGCATTTTGGATTAGAAAAAGAAATTGACTTCCAAATTGGTACACTATCAAAAGCTATTGGTGTTGTGGGTGGCTATGTAGCAGGTAAGAAAAATTTAATTGATTGGCTGAAAGTTCGCTCTCGTCCATTCCTATTCTCAACAGCTCTACCACCTGGTGATGTAGCAGCCATTACAGCAGCTGTACAAATGCTGATTGATTCAACAGAGCTGCACGATAAGCTTTGGGATAATGGCAACTATTTAAAAGCTGGACTGGAGAAGCTTGGCTTTAATATCGGTGCATCTGAAACACCGATTACGCCTTGTATCATTGGGGATGAAAACCTGACACAGGAATTTTCAAAACGTCTTTTTGAAGAAGGCGTTTATGCAAAATCAATTGTTTTCCCAACTGTGCCAAAAGGTACAGGACGTGTTCGTAATATGCCAACAGCGGCACATACAAAAGAAATGCTGGATGATGCCATTGCGATTTACGAAAAAGTTGGTCGTGAATTAGGCGTTATTCAATAAGAAAAAGGCTTCCTCATGGATGGGGAAGCCTTTTTGTGTGATAGAAAGTTGAAAGTGGTGGATAAAAGTGAAAAAATAGTCGATAGCAGCTCATAACTGATCGATAGCCACCTGAAAGTAGTCAATAGCTTTATTTCGAACCTATAATTTTGGCTGTTCTTAATTGCTGAATGTCTTCAGCGGAGATATTCAAAGCCTGTAAAATCTCCTCATTATGTTGTCCTAAAGTAGGAGCTGCACTTGTTAGGTGACCTGGTGTTTGTGAGAACTTGGCTGGGAAGCCTAATGTACGCATCGGTCCTGCAGTTGGGTGCTCATAGGACAAGACCATGCCACGCTCTAGAATATGTGGATCATTTAATGTTTGATCGTAGGAATAGATTGGGCTAGAGGGTACGCCGTGTTCATCCAATAGCGCTAGCCAGTAAGTAGCTTGATGCTTGATTAATTCGCTCTCAATTTCTGCCTCCAGTACTTTCACATGTTGGGCACGTGAATAGTTGGTAGCAAAGAGGGGATTGTCTAACCAATCAGGTCGGTTGATAACTTTTGTTGCAAAAATCTCCCATAGCTTTTGATTGCCAGCACCTATTAAAATATAGTCGTCCTGCGTTTTGAAACCTTGATAGGGTGCGGATACCCGATGTGCTGTTCCAGTCCGCTCCGGTAGTTCGCCATGTCCAAAGTAAGCAGCGGCCTCCCATACAGTCCATGCTAGACCTGATTCCACTAAGGAAACATCAATATATTGCCCCTCGCCACTACGCAGCTTATAAATATAGGCCATTAAAATAGATTGTAATGCTGTTTGAGCAGCAGCAATATCATTCACGGCAAAGCCGACTTTTACAGGTCGACCATCCGCTTCACCCGTCATATGCATTAAGCCATTCAGACCCTGTGCCATAATATCATAGCCACCCTTTTGACTATACGGACCCGTTTGTCCATAGCCTGAAATAGAGCAATAAATAAGACCAGGATTGATAGCTTTTAATGTGTCATAATCAATACCAAGCTTTTTTGTGACACCTGGTCGATAGTTTTCCACAAGGACATCAACAGATTGGATAAGTTCTTTAAATAAAGCTAATCCCTCTGGCGTTTTTAAATTAATACAAACCCCTTTCTTATTGCGATTGACCATCATATACATATGGCTTTCTTCATTTATAAAAGGACCCATTGTACGGGTATCGTCTCCATTTGGATACTTCTCAATTTTGATAACCTCTGCACCCATATCTGCTAAGATCATCGTGCAATAAGGACCAGCTAGTACTTGCGATAAATCAACAACTCTTAATCCTTGTAATGCTTGTTTCATCTAACCTCAGTCCCATCATGTTTGACTAATGTGATGTTGCGTAATCCTTTGACAGAAGTCGCACCTGCTAAAGCGATGGAAACCTTTAATTCATCATAAAGATTGGTCATCACCTTTTCCACGCCCTGTTGTCCTTCAAGGGCTAGCCCATAGACGAAAGGGCGTCCGATTGCAACGGCATCCGCTCCTAAAGCAAGTGCTTTTAAAGCATCCATGCCACGATAGACACCACTATCTAAAATAATAGGAATTTGTCCATTCACAACTTTCGCAATAGCAGGAAGTGCATCAAGTGAACCAATAACACCATCTAATTGACGGCCACCGTGGTTTGATACAATAATGCCATCAATACCATTGTCGATAGCTAGCTTCGCATCTTCAGGATGTAAAATTCCCTTCAATAGTATAGGAAGGTTTGTACGCTTTTTTAATTCTCGAACATGCGCCCAATTAAGTGTTGGGTGGAAGACATTTTGCAAGACACCTTGTACGTAGGACTCGAATGAATCATCAGGTAAAGTGGCTGTAAAAACGGGATCATTCATATAATTGCCTCGTGCATAGCCTAGCTTCAATGGTGAAAATTGATTGCGGACATCTTCTTCACGCCAACCAAGCATTACTGTATCGACAGTTAAGACAATCGCTTCAAATCCGGCTGCCTCCGCTCGTGCCACCATACTAAAAGCGATTTCTTCATTAGTAGACCAATATAATTGAAACCATTTTGTTGCAGAAGGAGCAGCTTGAGCAACTTCTTCAAGTGCATAAGTGGAAACGGTGCTTTGAATATAGGGCATGTTTAAATGCTCGGCAGCACGTACTACAGCAAGCTCACCTTCATCATGAACCATTCCGTTCATGCCGACGGGAGCAAAGAGCAATGGAGTTGGGTATGTTTTACCAAAAAAATTAATCGATGTTTGAACATTTGAAACATCCTTTAAAAAGCGAGGAACTATAGAATACTTTTCGAAAGCTGCACGATTATTGCGCAGTGTTTGTTCACCACCAGCACCTGAACGGATATAGCCAAAAGGTCCAGCTTCGATTTTTTCCGCTACGGCCTTTTCTAAATCTGCAAAGCAAATGGGGAAGGGGGCTTGTGCAGTAATATTTTTTAAGAGTAGATCACCATCAGTTATGTTTGTCATCGTTACTACCTCACTTATTTATTGAAAATAGGCTTTCTTTTGTTTAAGAAGGCTTGAATACCTTCGTTATAATCATCTGAACTAAATGAATTAAGAACGATCTGTGCCAGCTCATCGCTTTCTTCGTTTTCACCATCTACAATTGCTTGGATCATTTTTTTGATGCCTGCGTTTGCAATGGATGATTTACTTAATAGATGTTCAGCAAAATGCAGCGTGGCACTTTCAATATCCTCTGGCTCATGTAAGGCTGTGATTAAACCGATGTTTTTTCCATCTTGTGCTGTAAAAATGTTGGCTGTGTATAAAATCTCTTTCGCCTTGGCAACACCAACAAGATTGATGAGACGCTTTGTACTTTCAAGATTATAGACAATACCAATATTGGCCGCTGTGATGCCAAGCTTACTCTTTGGTGTCGCTATTCTAAAATCACATGCGTTGGCTAGTTCTAAGCCACCACCAATGGCTAAACCCTGAATCATAGCAATTGTCGGGTGAGGAAATTTATAGAGGGTATCAATCGCCTTTAGAGCCAAATCATTATAGGCTTTGGCATTGTCCGCGGCATAACGAATATCTAAAAACTCGCTAATATCGGCACCAGATGAAAAGGCTACTTCATTAACGCCACGGACAATTAAGAGCTTAATAGAAGAATCTACACGTAGCTGCTCAAGTTGCTCTACTATGTTCTGAAACATCGCCTTTGATAAGGAATTCCGTTTATCAGGTCGGTTTAACACTAACGTTGCAATATAACCATTTTTCTCTACATAAATTTCAGTTGTCATTGTCATTCTCCTCTTAATCCTTTTTCAATTTCGCAGCGAAGCGGTTGCCGATGGATTGAATGCTTTGCACAAGAATGATTAAGATAAAGACAGTTGCATACATAACATCGACCTCATAGCGTAAATGACCATAACGATAGGCGAGGTCACCCAAACCTCCAGCACCAACCATTCCTGCCATAGCCGTAGCACCGATTAAACCAATTGTGGCAATTGTTAAGCCTAAAATAATAGATGGACGAGCTTCACGTAATAGCACATGCCAAATAATATGGCGACGTTTAATACCCATGGCTGTGTAGGCTTCTACCACTCCCGAATCCACCTCTAATAGCGCAGATTCCATCAGTCGAGCAATATAAGGAGCTGTATAGACAACTAGCGGAACGATAACACCTTTAACCCCAATTGTTGTGCCGACGATCAGCTTAGTAAAAGGTAGAATGAAGAATAATAAAATGATGAATGGAACAGAACGTATAATATTGATGACTAAATTAAAAAATTGATATAAAAATTTATTGTCAAAGGATTGACCTGGTCGTGTTAATACGATTAATAGCCCCAATGGAATCCCAATGAGAATGGAAAACAATAAAGAAATTCCGACCATTTGAAATGTTTCGATAATTGATTTGCCAATTACATCTGACCAATCTGTAAAAAAGCTTTGAATACTACTCATTGAATTCGCCTCCTAATTCTTCCACCGCGACGCCATTTTCCGTAAAATATGTGAGTGCCTTTTGGACAATGTGAAGTTCTCCATGTAAATGCACCACAATGTTACCAACAATGCCGTTTTTTAATTCAATAATATTTGCCGTTAAAATATTTGGTTGTACATCATACACTTTCGTAACTTCTGCTAGTAATGGCTTACCAGTACTTTCACC
Encoded proteins:
- the ybaK gene encoding Cys-tRNA(Pro) deacylase, translated to MAKAKHAKTNAIRLLEQQKIHFDVIEYETGDGQVDGVSVAEKIGHPVTRVFKTLVAKASAQKLFVFIIPVAEELDLKAAAKVVGEKKIEMLAVKDLLGYTGYVRGGCSPVGMKKLYPTVIDESALGQDSIIVSAGKIGMQIHVQLDDLKNMTKAQLAPITTTHA
- a CDS encoding YczE/YyaS/YitT family protein, with amino-acid sequence MRKIMGWRWTFFISGLIVMSLGITMSIKGKIVGTSPWDVLHVGLFQNFGLSIGTWSIITGLFIVASTSIVLREWPKIGTWLNMLLIGSFIDVFNLVLPSTDVYGLQITYFIIGLFVLSFGCGMYIAPNMGAGPRDTLMMILVEKFGGSIKTARMGIEVLVTIVGWLLGGPVGVGTVLIALTSGYIVQYSLPYCRKILMKCIGNIEGMKPFY
- a CDS encoding nucleotide kinase produces the protein MNGNVTYYFGHALTGQGVKHLYKEMIEEAELVYFLQGAPTFKGSELLKELGYFYVKQGFAVEWFKHALLEEVVEAVYVKGCNRLFVWASEWNIEPTLLGTKHRVMSFYDCLEEIQLEKVGEQLAEAMQERATWREKCIAKLDQAIKLHDDWEIITQSCMNWQALNEQVENLKTEVFQSIVLNKTGIRTHRLLGTLTPRGAENTVESITKSITTRFMIKGKPGTGKSSLMKGLADEANARGLDAQIIWCGLDAGSVDMVIIPELNFCIFDSTEPHVFDPQDGRLGDKIFDIGQHCALSEEAETAIEAVRAHYKEAIQDAMGHSKRYAEAEYTIRRLVDNCLSASLWREKTAPLFERLTK
- a CDS encoding glycine C-acetyltransferase, whose amino-acid sequence is MIRLSKVLNAFLDENLQALHEQGLYNEIDPVEGANGPIIQVRGKNLVNLSSNNYLGLATNEELKRIAKETIDKYGVGAGAVRTINGTLDLHVKLEEKLAEFKGTEAAISYQSGFNCNMAAISAVMDKNDAILSDQLNHASIIDGCRLSKAKIIAFNHSDMDDLRAKAKAAKESGLYNKIMVITDGVFSMDGDIAKLPEIVEIAKEFDLITYVDDAHGSGVTGKGKGTVKHFGLEKEIDFQIGTLSKAIGVVGGYVAGKKNLIDWLKVRSRPFLFSTALPPGDVAAITAAVQMLIDSTELHDKLWDNGNYLKAGLEKLGFNIGASETPITPCIIGDENLTQEFSKRLFEEGVYAKSIVFPTVPKGTGRVRNMPTAAHTKEMLDDAIAIYEKVGRELGVIQ
- a CDS encoding CaiB/BaiF CoA transferase family protein, encoding MKQALQGLRVVDLSQVLAGPYCTMILADMGAEVIKIEKYPNGDDTRTMGPFINEESHMYMMVNRNKKGVCINLKTPEGLALFKELIQSVDVLVENYRPGVTKKLGIDYDTLKAINPGLIYCSISGYGQTGPYSQKGGYDIMAQGLNGLMHMTGEADGRPVKVGFAVNDIAAAQTALQSILMAYIYKLRSGEGQYIDVSLVESGLAWTVWEAAAYFGHGELPERTGTAHRVSAPYQGFKTQDDYILIGAGNQKLWEIFATKVINRPDWLDNPLFATNYSRAQHVKVLEAEIESELIKHQATYWLALLDEHGVPSSPIYSYDQTLNDPHILERGMVLSYEHPTAGPMRTLGFPAKFSQTPGHLTSAAPTLGQHNEEILQALNISAEDIQQLRTAKIIGSK
- a CDS encoding alpha-hydroxy acid oxidase, with product MTNITDGDLLLKNITAQAPFPICFADLEKAVAEKIEAGPFGYIRSGAGGEQTLRNNRAAFEKYSIVPRFLKDVSNVQTSINFFGKTYPTPLLFAPVGMNGMVHDEGELAVVRAAEHLNMPYIQSTVSTYALEEVAQAAPSATKWFQLYWSTNEEIAFSMVARAEAAGFEAIVLTVDTVMLGWREEDVRNQFSPLKLGYARGNYMNDPVFTATLPDDSFESYVQGVLQNVFHPTLNWAHVRELKKRTNLPILLKGILHPEDAKLAIDNGIDGIIVSNHGGRQLDGVIGSLDALPAIAKVVNGQIPIILDSGVYRGMDALKALALGADAVAIGRPFVYGLALEGQQGVEKVMTNLYDELKVSIALAGATSVKGLRNITLVKHDGTEVR
- a CDS encoding enoyl-CoA hydratase/isomerase family protein, whose translation is MTTEIYVEKNGYIATLVLNRPDKRNSLSKAMFQNIVEQLEQLRVDSSIKLLIVRGVNEVAFSSGADISEFLDIRYAADNAKAYNDLALKAIDTLYKFPHPTIAMIQGLAIGGGLELANACDFRIATPKSKLGITAANIGIVYNLESTKRLINLVGVAKAKEILYTANIFTAQDGKNIGLITALHEPEDIESATLHFAEHLLSKSSIANAGIKKMIQAIVDGENEESDELAQIVLNSFSSDDYNEGIQAFLNKRKPIFNK
- a CDS encoding methionine ABC transporter permease, with protein sequence MSSIQSFFTDWSDVIGKSIIETFQMVGISLLFSILIGIPLGLLIVLTRPGQSFDNKFLYQFFNLVINIIRSVPFIILLFFILPFTKLIVGTTIGVKGVIVPLVVYTAPYIARLMESALLEVDSGVVEAYTAMGIKRRHIIWHVLLREARPSIILGLTIATIGLIGATAMAGMVGAGGLGDLAYRYGHLRYEVDVMYATVFILIILVQSIQSIGNRFAAKLKKD